The proteins below are encoded in one region of Pseudomonas sp. SCB32:
- a CDS encoding type VI secretion system Vgr family protein — MLNEIRTFFDHSRHTVTVDGQSALLDVLAFSGTEALSETFCYAIEVTSPNLDIAADTMLGKDASFILRAAPPSVAIRGFTPPPVAPLRTLHGVITQFKRLSASRDEARYELTLEPRLALLDKGCQYRIYQNQSVPEVVETILRRHGMRGQDFLIDLGRTYKQHDQLLQYGESDFSYIKRICAERGIWFSFVMDLRLKIDVVELHDAPMHYERDFTLPLRPLSGLETSGQDAVWDLQASHQIVQQLVSTRAYYSRDAGANLDGQVDLTRGATTTYGEAYHYADEPYQTLGDSLARGDEEGHAESGVFYAQLAHERYLNDQLRLSGVSSSAELAPGLVLKVEGGAPSAFTEGALIVRTHCTAARDRSFEVRFEAIPDGNIAFRPPVPAKPRIAGTVPARVTNPQRNDPYAHIDGEGRYRVNFLFDRDVWPAGRESMWLRLARPYAGDTYGLHMPLLAGTEVAVAFEQGDPDRPFIAHALHDSLHPDHVTIRNDRRNILRTPANNKIRLDDTRGQEHLKLSTEYAGKSQLNLGHLVDAQRKKRGEGFELRTDDWGALRAGKGVFISADEQHKAEGVVLQMDAAIEQLDSALSLARSMRAAALGAQVKPGDLDSQIRLNKALNTLAKPGVLVHAPGGVGILSPETICISSGGESVGIMAGRNLDLSSGRDFTAVAEDSVSVLAQSSGMQLKAAHGKVELHAQDGDLHALASNEVKVESTGGRVEITAPEEVVLHCAGAYIRIKGGDIELGAPGNIYLKAANVQKLGSTNLNIPPTPLPGGYSARYVLKDDAQAPMTFTSYRVTTASGEMFNGVTDREGKTMPLHTLTPDNLKIDFPESERWIGFTGPSDMSYEGIRCTATMDDGAKLEGVFEADNSVRFNSISGNACVNLELENLDQPEELPSMAVAILKRYGA; from the coding sequence ATGCTCAACGAGATACGCACCTTCTTCGATCACAGCCGGCACACCGTCACCGTGGATGGCCAGAGTGCCTTACTGGATGTCTTGGCATTTTCCGGAACCGAGGCACTCAGCGAGACGTTTTGCTACGCCATCGAGGTGACCAGCCCGAACCTCGATATCGCCGCTGACACCATGCTCGGCAAAGACGCCAGCTTCATTCTGCGTGCTGCGCCGCCGTCAGTGGCGATTCGCGGCTTCACGCCGCCCCCGGTCGCGCCGCTGCGCACTCTGCATGGGGTGATTACGCAGTTCAAGCGACTCTCGGCCTCCCGCGATGAGGCACGCTATGAGCTGACCCTGGAGCCGCGTCTGGCCCTGCTGGATAAAGGTTGTCAGTACCGCATCTACCAGAACCAGAGCGTGCCCGAGGTAGTGGAAACTATCCTGCGTCGCCATGGCATGCGCGGGCAGGATTTCCTGATCGATCTCGGTCGTACCTACAAGCAGCATGACCAACTGCTCCAGTACGGCGAATCAGACTTTTCCTACATAAAACGCATCTGCGCGGAGAGGGGCATCTGGTTTAGCTTCGTTATGGACTTGAGGCTAAAAATCGATGTCGTCGAGCTGCATGACGCCCCCATGCACTATGAACGCGACTTCACCTTGCCGCTGCGCCCGCTGAGCGGGCTGGAAACCAGTGGCCAGGATGCTGTCTGGGATCTGCAAGCCAGCCACCAGATCGTGCAGCAGTTGGTCAGCACCCGGGCCTACTACTCGCGTGACGCCGGTGCCAACCTCGACGGTCAGGTCGATCTGACCCGAGGGGCAACCACTACCTACGGCGAGGCTTATCACTACGCCGACGAGCCTTACCAGACGCTAGGGGATTCCCTGGCGCGTGGCGATGAAGAAGGCCACGCCGAAAGCGGCGTCTTCTATGCGCAGCTAGCCCACGAGCGCTACCTGAATGACCAACTCCGGCTGAGTGGAGTCAGCAGCAGCGCCGAACTGGCTCCGGGCCTGGTGCTCAAGGTCGAGGGCGGGGCACCTTCAGCTTTCACCGAAGGCGCATTGATTGTCCGCACCCACTGCACCGCCGCCCGTGATCGCAGCTTCGAGGTGCGCTTCGAAGCCATTCCCGACGGCAACATCGCTTTCCGCCCGCCAGTACCGGCCAAGCCACGCATCGCTGGCACGGTCCCGGCACGCGTCACCAACCCGCAGCGGAACGATCCTTACGCCCACATTGACGGAGAAGGACGCTACCGCGTCAACTTCCTCTTCGACCGGGACGTCTGGCCGGCAGGCCGCGAAAGCATGTGGCTGCGTCTGGCGCGGCCTTATGCCGGCGACACCTACGGTCTGCATATGCCCTTGCTGGCCGGTACCGAAGTGGCCGTGGCCTTCGAACAGGGCGACCCGGACCGCCCCTTCATCGCCCATGCCCTGCATGACAGCCTGCACCCCGATCACGTCACCATCCGGAACGACCGACGGAATATTTTAAGAACGCCCGCGAACAACAAGATTCGCCTGGACGATACGCGGGGTCAGGAACATCTCAAGCTCAGCACTGAATACGCCGGCAAGAGCCAGCTCAACCTCGGCCACCTAGTGGATGCGCAGCGCAAGAAACGCGGAGAAGGCTTTGAGCTGAGAACTGATGACTGGGGCGCACTGCGCGCAGGTAAAGGTGTGTTCATCAGTGCTGATGAGCAGCACAAGGCAGAGGGCGTGGTACTGCAGATGGATGCGGCCATTGAGCAGTTGGACAGTGCTCTTTCTCTAGCGCGCTCCATGCGCGCGGCTGCGCTAGGCGCCCAAGTGAAGCCAGGCGACCTCGACAGCCAGATTCGGCTGAACAAAGCCCTGAATACGCTGGCCAAACCGGGCGTGCTAGTACACGCCCCTGGGGGCGTTGGCATCCTCAGCCCCGAAACGATCTGCATCTCATCCGGTGGCGAAAGTGTGGGAATCATGGCTGGTCGGAACCTCGACCTCAGCTCCGGCCGGGACTTCACCGCGGTGGCCGAGGACTCTGTCAGCGTCCTGGCACAGTCCTCGGGCATGCAACTCAAGGCGGCTCACGGCAAGGTCGAGCTGCACGCCCAAGATGGTGACCTGCATGCACTGGCCAGCAATGAGGTCAAGGTTGAAAGCACTGGCGGTCGGGTAGAGATAACAGCCCCGGAAGAAGTAGTGCTGCACTGTGCCGGCGCCTATATCCGCATCAAGGGCGGAGATATCGAACTCGGTGCTCCCGGCAATATTTATCTGAAAGCTGCCAATGTGCAGAAGCTCGGCAGTACAAACCTGAATATCCCGCCAACGCCTTTGCCAGGCGGCTACAGCGCACGTTATGTGCTGAAGGATGATGCACAAGCACCGATGACGTTTACCAGTTATCGAGTGACGACTGCCTCGGGCGAGATGTTCAACGGTGTCACGGACAGGGAAGGCAAGACTATGCCTCTCCATACTTTAACACCAGATAATTTGAAGATTGACTTCCCTGAGTCCGAAAGGTGGATCGGCTTTACTGGTCCATCTGATATGAGCTACGAGGGCATTCGTTGCACCGCAACAATGGATGATGGCGCAAAGCTGGAGGGGGTTTTTGAAGCTGATAACTCCGTGCGCTTTAACTCGATCAGTGGGAATGCCTGTGTAAACCTAGAGTTGGAAAATCTTGATCAGCCCGAAGAACTGCCAAGCATGGCTGTTGCAATTCTCAAGCGTTACGGAGCTTAA
- a CDS encoding lipase family protein, producing the protein MSDRNHRTDTLCPLKDVQAGKQIKHWLEFQLIDERGEPLANQRYRVINEAVRSGEVPEFRGKSDAKGVVRLDGLKSLAVTLFIAADPFAKELQTRRLRPIRAETPIEKVHAYTYEPSPSGFSPREKDARAAGNLYHYLRIGQLSDRLPKLDPPLADPKKLPSFHFPDPDFKGFTVPAEQLDRRHVLEVCPFRAWQLVLHHQPEYSMVNGYNLGLMANLSYSTLVQKQRKAAKKTRKEVDLAVVFGGVEELFFRQCLDLSRTPTMLDPKGQAFPAVVVDVPFDERYTTAIMLDSTEAETLPSDPRTPFRIIENTQLFYFSNKKQVVVAWRGTQEPMDWLTDLQYRPRPTNGTGCDIKRPGNQCTFLTSAGSVHDGFLQAFEIAKKLFPTRFLEIEQEITNKKLFICGHSLGGALALIHSAELKNANPLLYTYGMPRTFTRKAVESLGAVTHFRHVNDADTITSVPPEAELNNWLYGVFGPLGPDLGYVWSVPELLVSKLTGFGDPYWHHGKIAMHYRADQHIAIPASAYPAYKSKDGLGAPYYNTIRAPLPERAFLYLVPSLNDAASRYAGEEQKALMKSLSKESMQRYFPPHTNPDRSNSRTNPMDHSMINAYLPFLHNQLLELSDPTRALVRKEQRKCFEEQMGHKDIPKAELQRNQHFLALQKLMPMTLRMTQDMEGGSEALQRFCREQEAGVPIEIMRARSHCRVPPQAATSKVEELTP; encoded by the coding sequence ATGTCCGATAGAAATCACCGTACCGACACGCTTTGCCCGCTGAAAGATGTTCAAGCAGGCAAACAGATTAAGCACTGGCTTGAGTTTCAGCTCATCGACGAGCGCGGCGAGCCCCTGGCTAACCAGCGGTACCGGGTAATCAACGAGGCTGTGCGAAGCGGTGAGGTTCCGGAGTTTAGGGGAAAGAGTGACGCTAAAGGAGTAGTCCGTCTGGATGGCCTTAAGTCTCTCGCTGTCACATTATTTATTGCTGCCGATCCATTCGCTAAAGAATTGCAAACTCGACGCTTGCGCCCGATCCGGGCTGAAACCCCAATTGAGAAGGTCCATGCGTATACCTACGAGCCTTCACCTTCTGGCTTCTCGCCGCGCGAGAAGGATGCGCGGGCGGCGGGGAATCTGTATCACTACTTACGTATTGGGCAACTGAGCGACCGGCTGCCGAAGCTCGATCCTCCTTTGGCTGACCCGAAAAAATTACCCAGCTTCCATTTCCCAGACCCTGACTTCAAAGGTTTCACTGTCCCGGCCGAGCAATTGGATCGCCGTCATGTGTTGGAGGTTTGCCCCTTCCGCGCTTGGCAACTGGTGCTGCACCACCAGCCCGAGTACAGCATGGTCAACGGTTACAACCTGGGGCTGATGGCCAACCTTTCGTACAGCACGCTAGTGCAGAAACAGCGCAAGGCGGCGAAGAAGACGAGGAAAGAGGTGGACCTGGCAGTGGTATTCGGTGGGGTGGAGGAACTGTTCTTCCGCCAGTGCCTGGACCTGTCGCGTACACCGACGATGCTAGATCCAAAAGGGCAGGCGTTCCCGGCTGTAGTGGTAGATGTGCCGTTCGACGAGCGTTACACCACCGCGATCATGCTGGATTCGACCGAAGCGGAAACCCTGCCGAGTGACCCACGCACGCCATTCCGCATCATCGAGAACACCCAGTTGTTCTACTTCAGCAACAAGAAGCAGGTAGTGGTGGCGTGGCGTGGCACCCAGGAACCAATGGACTGGCTTACGGATCTCCAGTATCGGCCACGCCCCACCAATGGCACTGGTTGTGACATTAAGAGGCCTGGGAACCAATGCACATTTCTGACTTCGGCTGGGAGCGTACATGATGGTTTTTTGCAGGCGTTTGAGATAGCGAAAAAGTTATTTCCAACTCGTTTTTTAGAAATTGAGCAGGAGATTACCAACAAGAAGCTATTCATTTGTGGGCACAGCCTTGGCGGTGCGTTGGCGTTAATTCATTCAGCGGAACTGAAAAATGCCAACCCTCTGCTCTATACATACGGTATGCCGCGCACTTTCACGCGAAAGGCTGTGGAAAGTCTCGGTGCCGTCACTCACTTCAGGCATGTAAACGACGCCGACACCATTACCAGCGTTCCGCCTGAGGCCGAGTTGAATAACTGGCTGTACGGCGTTTTCGGCCCGCTTGGGCCGGACCTGGGCTATGTCTGGTCGGTGCCCGAGTTGCTGGTCAGCAAACTCACGGGGTTCGGTGATCCCTATTGGCACCACGGCAAGATCGCCATGCACTATCGCGCCGACCAGCACATCGCTATCCCCGCGTCAGCTTACCCGGCCTACAAGAGCAAGGACGGCCTCGGTGCTCCCTACTACAACACCATCCGTGCGCCGCTGCCCGAGCGCGCCTTCCTCTATCTGGTGCCCAGTCTGAACGATGCCGCCAGCCGTTACGCCGGGGAGGAACAAAAGGCGCTGATGAAGTCGTTGTCGAAAGAAAGCATGCAACGCTACTTCCCGCCGCACACCAACCCTGACCGCAGTAACAGCCGTACCAACCCGATGGATCACTCCATGATCAATGCGTATCTGCCGTTCCTGCACAACCAATTGCTGGAACTAAGCGACCCTACTCGAGCGTTGGTACGGAAGGAACAGCGCAAGTGCTTCGAAGAGCAGATGGGCCACAAGGATATCCCCAAGGCGGAACTGCAGCGCAACCAGCATTTCCTTGCCTTGCAGAAACTGATGCCTATGACCCTGCGCATGACCCAGGATATGGAGGGAGGCAGCGAAGCATTGCAGCGCTTCTGCCGCGAACAGGAAGCTGGCGTACCCATCGAGATCATGCGGGCACGCTCGCACTGTCGAGTACCGCCCCAGGCTGCCACCAGCAAGGTGGAGGAACTGACACCATGA
- a CDS encoding PAAR domain-containing protein, producing the protein MSRGFVLLGDKTTHGGQVISATSAYEMHGKFVALVGDLVSCPIPGHGVNAIVEGCPDWSENGRALVVDGCRSACGCQVISSAPDCSVL; encoded by the coding sequence ATGTCTCGAGGATTCGTTTTGCTGGGTGACAAGACCACTCACGGTGGTCAGGTCATTTCCGCGACCTCTGCCTATGAAATGCACGGCAAGTTCGTGGCGCTGGTGGGGGATCTCGTCAGTTGCCCCATCCCTGGCCACGGTGTGAATGCCATTGTCGAAGGCTGTCCGGACTGGTCCGAGAACGGCCGTGCGCTGGTTGTCGATGGCTGTCGTAGTGCTTGTGGCTGCCAGGTGATATCCAGCGCCCCAGACTGCTCGGTGTTGTAA
- a CDS encoding ImcF-related family protein, whose protein sequence is MKTYSNPWRRVGGGMLIGAALAVVGGLIWRYGDRIGLVENRDKVFVFLLLTVIVLILRSAPKLLAHIKRQQYQDQGVATGVRPASDGALLPSSKRASSKDEIPQQLRAQYGFFWKRKVRLLLVVGELEQIEAVAPGLSKQQWLEGQDTVLLYGGSLNSQWQTDVAALLKTLRRSRPVDGIVWALSEAQGNDVATVSTGVRQLRDLGQVLCWQAPLYLWQVCTSPWSQADREGQPVGCLLPAKASAEQIEASLRKLVVPLRARGMSQLAEHSNHDFLLRLSRDLEHSGISQWRQALSPFLAQLNCSVPLRGLLFSPKLAGIAIGTPNAWWPEASWRAVLGDKQIRGRRLAWSWVRGAYIAGLALAGLCALAFLLSFASNRNQIATVESVLATLNTQGDANAQLKALHELTREMSRLDYRREHGEPWYLRFGLSQNDALLAVLWPRYAQANNRLMRDVAAKHLEQQLTDLAALPADSPKRAARAEEAHAELKAYLMMARPEKTDPEFLTKVLAREETDRPGVTPGLWQDLSPNLWAFYAQHLAAHPEWRTEPQPDLVAQARQVLLSQLGQRNGMANLYQQVIDRASNNYAAMTLLDMVGETDASMLFDTPNSVPGVFTRQAWEGQVRKAIDEVAEARREEIDWVLSDQQSTIDSELTPEVLKAQLTERYFQAFSDAWLAFLNSIRWRQADSLSDAISQLTLLSDVRQSPLIALMNTLAYQGKTEVKGEALSDSLMKSAQQMLDKDKQPVIDQKAAGPQGPLDGTFGPLLALLGKEKSAATTGGDNLSLQAFLTRVTRVRLKLQQITTATDPQAMTQALAQTVFQGKSVDLTDTLDYGSLIAASLGAEWSGFGQNLFVQPLNQAWEGVLQPSAASLNRQWQRAIVGNWQRSFNGRYPFAATGSDASLPMLGQMIRSGTGRIDQFISSQLSGVLHKEGNRWVPDSANTQGLHFNPQFLKAVNQLGELADILYTDGGMGMTFQLQAKPVRNVVETTFILDGVKLEYFNQMESWQQFTWPGGTDHPGASLSWTSINAGARLFGDYSGTWGLIRLLEQAKVTTLDDSNTRFELVLTAPDKLPLTWYLRTELGNGPLAVLQLRGFTLPTNIFVTGAGASDPYAVIEPFE, encoded by the coding sequence ATGAAGACCTATAGCAACCCGTGGCGCCGCGTCGGCGGCGGAATGTTGATCGGCGCGGCGCTGGCGGTAGTGGGCGGGTTGATCTGGCGTTATGGCGATCGGATAGGTTTGGTCGAGAATCGCGACAAGGTGTTCGTCTTCCTGCTACTCACGGTCATTGTCCTCATCCTGCGTTCGGCCCCTAAGCTGCTGGCCCATATAAAACGCCAGCAGTATCAGGATCAGGGCGTGGCGACGGGTGTTCGTCCCGCATCGGATGGGGCTCTACTGCCTTCCAGCAAGCGTGCTTCGTCGAAGGATGAGATCCCCCAACAGTTGCGGGCTCAGTACGGTTTTTTCTGGAAACGTAAAGTCCGCCTGCTGCTGGTGGTCGGTGAGCTGGAGCAGATCGAGGCCGTAGCGCCGGGGTTGTCCAAACAGCAATGGCTGGAAGGGCAGGACACCGTGCTGTTGTATGGCGGTTCGTTGAACAGCCAATGGCAGACCGATGTGGCTGCACTGCTGAAGACGTTGCGCCGCTCGCGCCCGGTAGATGGCATCGTCTGGGCGCTGAGCGAGGCGCAGGGCAATGACGTGGCCACCGTCAGCACGGGGGTGCGCCAGTTACGCGACCTGGGTCAGGTGTTGTGCTGGCAGGCGCCGTTGTACCTGTGGCAGGTGTGCACAAGCCCGTGGAGCCAGGCTGACCGCGAGGGGCAACCGGTCGGTTGCCTGCTGCCGGCGAAAGCCTCGGCAGAGCAGATCGAGGCGTCGCTGCGCAAGCTGGTGGTGCCACTGCGCGCGCGCGGGATGAGCCAACTCGCGGAGCACTCTAACCATGATTTCCTGCTACGCCTGTCCCGTGACCTGGAGCATTCTGGCATTAGCCAATGGCGCCAAGCGCTGAGCCCTTTCCTGGCACAGCTCAACTGCTCGGTGCCGCTACGTGGTTTGTTGTTCAGCCCGAAGCTCGCCGGTATCGCTATCGGCACACCGAATGCGTGGTGGCCGGAGGCGAGTTGGAGAGCGGTGCTGGGGGACAAGCAAATCCGGGGCCGCCGTTTGGCCTGGTCCTGGGTACGTGGGGCCTATATCGCGGGATTGGCGCTTGCCGGCCTCTGCGCCCTGGCATTCCTGTTGTCCTTCGCCAGCAACCGCAACCAGATCGCCACCGTGGAGTCGGTTTTGGCGACCCTCAACACCCAAGGCGACGCGAATGCGCAGCTCAAGGCCTTGCACGAACTGACCCGCGAGATGTCCCGCCTGGATTACCGGCGCGAGCATGGCGAGCCCTGGTATTTGCGCTTTGGCCTGAGCCAGAACGACGCCCTGCTGGCCGTGCTGTGGCCGCGCTATGCCCAGGCCAACAATCGCTTGATGCGCGATGTGGCGGCCAAGCACCTGGAGCAACAACTGACGGACCTGGCCGCCTTGCCGGCGGACAGCCCCAAGCGTGCGGCACGGGCGGAAGAAGCACACGCCGAGCTCAAGGCTTACCTGATGATGGCCCGCCCGGAAAAGACCGATCCGGAGTTCCTGACCAAGGTGCTGGCCCGCGAGGAAACCGACCGTCCCGGTGTCACGCCGGGTCTCTGGCAAGACCTGTCGCCCAACCTCTGGGCGTTCTACGCACAGCACCTGGCGGCACACCCCGAATGGCGCACGGAGCCCCAGCCCGACCTTGTGGCCCAAGCCCGACAAGTGCTACTGAGCCAACTGGGCCAACGCAACGGCATGGCCAACCTGTACCAGCAGGTGATCGACCGGGCGAGCAACAACTACGCGGCGATGACCTTGCTGGATATGGTCGGCGAAACCGATGCATCGATGCTGTTCGACACCCCCAACAGCGTGCCGGGAGTGTTCACTCGCCAAGCCTGGGAGGGGCAGGTCCGCAAAGCCATCGACGAAGTAGCCGAGGCCCGTCGCGAAGAAATCGACTGGGTGCTGAGCGATCAGCAGAGCACGATCGACAGCGAGCTGACGCCCGAGGTGCTCAAGGCGCAGTTGACCGAGCGCTACTTCCAGGCGTTCAGCGACGCCTGGCTGGCCTTCCTCAACAGTATCCGTTGGCGTCAGGCGGACAGTCTGTCCGACGCGATCAGCCAGCTCACCCTGCTCAGCGATGTACGCCAGTCACCGCTGATTGCCCTGATGAACACCCTGGCCTACCAGGGCAAGACCGAAGTCAAAGGCGAAGCCCTCTCCGATTCGCTGATGAAGTCCGCGCAGCAGATGCTGGACAAGGACAAGCAGCCGGTGATCGACCAGAAGGCCGCCGGTCCACAGGGGCCATTGGACGGCACCTTCGGTCCGCTCCTCGCTTTGCTGGGCAAGGAAAAATCCGCTGCCACCACCGGTGGTGACAACCTGAGCCTGCAAGCCTTCCTCACCCGCGTCACGCGCGTGCGCCTGAAGCTGCAACAGATCACCACCGCCACCGATCCGCAGGCGATGACCCAGGCCCTGGCGCAGACGGTGTTCCAGGGCAAGAGCGTGGACCTGACCGACACCCTCGACTACGGCAGCCTGATCGCCGCCAGCCTCGGGGCGGAATGGAGCGGCTTTGGCCAGAACCTCTTCGTGCAACCGCTCAACCAAGCCTGGGAAGGCGTGCTCCAGCCCTCCGCTGCAAGCCTAAATCGCCAGTGGCAGCGAGCAATCGTCGGCAACTGGCAGCGCTCCTTCAATGGCCGCTATCCGTTCGCCGCCACCGGCAGCGATGCGTCGCTGCCGATGCTAGGTCAGATGATCCGTTCCGGTACCGGTCGCATTGACCAATTCATCAGCTCGCAACTGAGTGGTGTGCTGCACAAGGAAGGCAATCGCTGGGTACCGGACAGCGCCAATACTCAGGGGCTGCACTTCAATCCACAGTTTCTCAAAGCGGTCAATCAACTGGGTGAGCTGGCGGACATCCTCTACACCGATGGCGGCATGGGGATGACCTTCCAGCTCCAGGCCAAGCCCGTGCGCAATGTGGTGGAGACCACCTTCATCCTCGATGGCGTGAAGCTGGAGTACTTCAACCAGATGGAGAGCTGGCAGCAGTTCACTTGGCCGGGGGGAACCGACCATCCAGGCGCCTCCTTGAGCTGGACCAGTATTAATGCCGGGGCCCGCTTGTTCGGCGACTACTCCGGTACCTGGGGCCTGATCCGCCTGCTCGAACAGGCCAAGGTCACCACTCTGGACGACAGCAACACACGCTTTGAATTGGTGCTGACCGCGCCGGACAAGTTGCCATTGACCTGGTACCTGCGTACCGAGCTGGGCAACGGCCCGCTGGCGGTGCTGCAGCTGCGGGGTTTCACACTGCCCACGAACATCTTCGTCACGGGGGCCGGGGCCTCCGATCCCTATGCCGTGATCGAGCCGTTTGAGTAG